The following proteins are encoded in a genomic region of Eulemur rufifrons isolate Redbay chromosome 18, OSU_ERuf_1, whole genome shotgun sequence:
- the SLC17A2 gene encoding sodium-dependent phosphate transport protein 3 isoform X1: MDEKPTTRKGPNFCSLRYGLALIMHFSNFTMITQRVSLSIAIIAMVNSTQQHGLSNASTEGPLADSLSNLSRSIKEFNPRDSVYQWSPEIQGVIFSSINYGIILTLIPSGYLAGIFGAKHMLGAGLLISSLLTLFTPLAADFGVTLVIVVRTVQGMAQGMAWTGQFTIWAKWAPPLERSKLTTIAGSGVAFGSFIILCVGGLISQALGWPFIFYIFGSTGCVCCLLWFTVIYDDPMHHPCISVREKEHIVSSLAQQSSSPRRSVPIKAMVRCLPLWAIFTGFFSHFWLCTIIITYLPTYISTVLHVNIRDSGVLSSLPFIAASSCTILGGQLADFLLSRNLLRLITVRKLFSSLGLLLPSLCAVVLPFVASSYMATIILLILIPGTSNLCDSGFIINTLDVAPRYASFLMGISRGFGLLAGIVSSTATGFLISQDSESGWRNVFFLSAGVNVFGLVFYLMFGQAEIQDWAKERTLTRF, from the exons ATGGACGAGAAGCCTACCACCAGGAAAG GTCCAAATTTCTGTTCCTTACGCTATGGGTTGGCTCTCATCATGCACTTCTCAAACTTCACCATGATAACCCAGCGTGTGAGTCTGAGCATTGCCATCATTGCCATGGTGAACAGCACTCAGCAGCATGGTCTATCGAATGCCTCCACTGAGGGGCCTCTTGCAGACAGCCTCAGTAACCTCAGCAGATCCATCAAAGAATTTAATCCAAGA gacTCTGTATATCAATGGAGCCCAGAGATTCAAGGTGTCATCTTTAGCTCCATCAACTATGGGATAATACTGACTCTGATCCCAAGTGGATATTTAGCAGGAATATTTGGAGCAAAACATATGCTTGGTGCTGGTTTGCTGATCTCTTCCCTTCTCACCCTCTTTACACCATTGGCTGCTGACTTTGGAGTGACTTTGGTCATTGTGGTTCGTACGGTTCAGGGTATGGCCCAG GGAATGGCATGGACAGGTCAGTTTACAATTTGGGCAAAATGGGCTCCTCCACTTGAACGAAGCAAGCTCACCACCATTGCAGGATCAG gaGTAGCATTCGGATCCTTCATCATACTCTGTGTAGGAGGATTAATCTCACAGGCCTTGGGCTGGCCTTTTATCTTCTACATCTTTG GTAGCACTGGCTGTGTGTGTTGTCTCCTGTGGTTCACGGTGATTTATGATGACCCCATGCATCACCCGTGCATAAGTGTCAGGGAAAAGGAACACATCGTATCCTCACTGGCTCAACAG TCCAGTTCTCCTAGACGATCTGTCCCCATAAAGGCCATGGTCAGATGCCTTCCACTTTGGGCCATTTTCACGGGTTTTTTCAGCCATTTCTGGTTATGCACCATAATCATAACATACCTACCGACATACATCAGTACTGTGCTCCATGTTAACATAAGAGAT agTGGGGTTCTGTCCTCCCTGCCTTTTATTGCTGCCTCAAGCTGTACAATTCTAGGAGGTCAGTTGGCAGATTTCCTTCTGTCCAGGAATCTTCTCAGATTGATCACTGTGCGAAAACTCTTTTCATCCCTAG GGCTCCTCCTTCCATCACTATGTGCGGTGGTCCTGCCCTTTGTGGCTTCCAGTTACATGGCAACCATTATTTTGCTGATACTTATTCCTGGGACCAGCAACCTGTGTGACTCAGGGTTTATCATCAATACCTTAGATGTTGCCCCCAG ATATGCAAGTTTCCTCATGGGAATTTCAAGGGGATTTGGACTTCTCGCAGGAATTGTCTCTTCTACTGCCACTGGATTCCTTATCAGTCAG GATTCTGAGTCTGGATGGAGGAATGTCTTTTTCCTGTCTGCTGGGGTCAACGTGTTTGGCCTGGTCTTCTACCTCATGTTTGGACAAGCAGAAATCCAGGACTGGGCCAAAGAGAGGACTCTCACCCGCTTCTGA
- the SLC17A2 gene encoding sodium-dependent phosphate transport protein 3 isoform X2, translated as MHFSNFTMITQRVSLSIAIIAMVNSTQQHGLSNASTEGPLADSLSNLSRSIKEFNPRDSVYQWSPEIQGVIFSSINYGIILTLIPSGYLAGIFGAKHMLGAGLLISSLLTLFTPLAADFGVTLVIVVRTVQGMAQGMAWTGQFTIWAKWAPPLERSKLTTIAGSGVAFGSFIILCVGGLISQALGWPFIFYIFGSTGCVCCLLWFTVIYDDPMHHPCISVREKEHIVSSLAQQSSSPRRSVPIKAMVRCLPLWAIFTGFFSHFWLCTIIITYLPTYISTVLHVNIRDSGVLSSLPFIAASSCTILGGQLADFLLSRNLLRLITVRKLFSSLGLLLPSLCAVVLPFVASSYMATIILLILIPGTSNLCDSGFIINTLDVAPRYASFLMGISRGFGLLAGIVSSTATGFLISQDSESGWRNVFFLSAGVNVFGLVFYLMFGQAEIQDWAKERTLTRF; from the exons ATGCACTTCTCAAACTTCACCATGATAACCCAGCGTGTGAGTCTGAGCATTGCCATCATTGCCATGGTGAACAGCACTCAGCAGCATGGTCTATCGAATGCCTCCACTGAGGGGCCTCTTGCAGACAGCCTCAGTAACCTCAGCAGATCCATCAAAGAATTTAATCCAAGA gacTCTGTATATCAATGGAGCCCAGAGATTCAAGGTGTCATCTTTAGCTCCATCAACTATGGGATAATACTGACTCTGATCCCAAGTGGATATTTAGCAGGAATATTTGGAGCAAAACATATGCTTGGTGCTGGTTTGCTGATCTCTTCCCTTCTCACCCTCTTTACACCATTGGCTGCTGACTTTGGAGTGACTTTGGTCATTGTGGTTCGTACGGTTCAGGGTATGGCCCAG GGAATGGCATGGACAGGTCAGTTTACAATTTGGGCAAAATGGGCTCCTCCACTTGAACGAAGCAAGCTCACCACCATTGCAGGATCAG gaGTAGCATTCGGATCCTTCATCATACTCTGTGTAGGAGGATTAATCTCACAGGCCTTGGGCTGGCCTTTTATCTTCTACATCTTTG GTAGCACTGGCTGTGTGTGTTGTCTCCTGTGGTTCACGGTGATTTATGATGACCCCATGCATCACCCGTGCATAAGTGTCAGGGAAAAGGAACACATCGTATCCTCACTGGCTCAACAG TCCAGTTCTCCTAGACGATCTGTCCCCATAAAGGCCATGGTCAGATGCCTTCCACTTTGGGCCATTTTCACGGGTTTTTTCAGCCATTTCTGGTTATGCACCATAATCATAACATACCTACCGACATACATCAGTACTGTGCTCCATGTTAACATAAGAGAT agTGGGGTTCTGTCCTCCCTGCCTTTTATTGCTGCCTCAAGCTGTACAATTCTAGGAGGTCAGTTGGCAGATTTCCTTCTGTCCAGGAATCTTCTCAGATTGATCACTGTGCGAAAACTCTTTTCATCCCTAG GGCTCCTCCTTCCATCACTATGTGCGGTGGTCCTGCCCTTTGTGGCTTCCAGTTACATGGCAACCATTATTTTGCTGATACTTATTCCTGGGACCAGCAACCTGTGTGACTCAGGGTTTATCATCAATACCTTAGATGTTGCCCCCAG ATATGCAAGTTTCCTCATGGGAATTTCAAGGGGATTTGGACTTCTCGCAGGAATTGTCTCTTCTACTGCCACTGGATTCCTTATCAGTCAG GATTCTGAGTCTGGATGGAGGAATGTCTTTTTCCTGTCTGCTGGGGTCAACGTGTTTGGCCTGGTCTTCTACCTCATGTTTGGACAAGCAGAAATCCAGGACTGGGCCAAAGAGAGGACTCTCACCCGCTTCTGA
- the SLC17A2 gene encoding sodium-dependent phosphate transport protein 3 isoform X5 — translation MVKDSVYQWSPEIQGVIFSSINYGIILTLIPSGYLAGIFGAKHMLGAGLLISSLLTLFTPLAADFGVTLVIVVRTVQGMAQGMAWTGQFTIWAKWAPPLERSKLTTIAGSGVAFGSFIILCVGGLISQALGWPFIFYIFGSTGCVCCLLWFTVIYDDPMHHPCISVREKEHIVSSLAQQSSSPRRSVPIKAMVRCLPLWAIFTGFFSHFWLCTIIITYLPTYISTVLHVNIRDSGVLSSLPFIAASSCTILGGQLADFLLSRNLLRLITVRKLFSSLGLLLPSLCAVVLPFVASSYMATIILLILIPGTSNLCDSGFIINTLDVAPRYASFLMGISRGFGLLAGIVSSTATGFLISQDSESGWRNVFFLSAGVNVFGLVFYLMFGQAEIQDWAKERTLTRF, via the exons gacTCTGTATATCAATGGAGCCCAGAGATTCAAGGTGTCATCTTTAGCTCCATCAACTATGGGATAATACTGACTCTGATCCCAAGTGGATATTTAGCAGGAATATTTGGAGCAAAACATATGCTTGGTGCTGGTTTGCTGATCTCTTCCCTTCTCACCCTCTTTACACCATTGGCTGCTGACTTTGGAGTGACTTTGGTCATTGTGGTTCGTACGGTTCAGGGTATGGCCCAG GGAATGGCATGGACAGGTCAGTTTACAATTTGGGCAAAATGGGCTCCTCCACTTGAACGAAGCAAGCTCACCACCATTGCAGGATCAG gaGTAGCATTCGGATCCTTCATCATACTCTGTGTAGGAGGATTAATCTCACAGGCCTTGGGCTGGCCTTTTATCTTCTACATCTTTG GTAGCACTGGCTGTGTGTGTTGTCTCCTGTGGTTCACGGTGATTTATGATGACCCCATGCATCACCCGTGCATAAGTGTCAGGGAAAAGGAACACATCGTATCCTCACTGGCTCAACAG TCCAGTTCTCCTAGACGATCTGTCCCCATAAAGGCCATGGTCAGATGCCTTCCACTTTGGGCCATTTTCACGGGTTTTTTCAGCCATTTCTGGTTATGCACCATAATCATAACATACCTACCGACATACATCAGTACTGTGCTCCATGTTAACATAAGAGAT agTGGGGTTCTGTCCTCCCTGCCTTTTATTGCTGCCTCAAGCTGTACAATTCTAGGAGGTCAGTTGGCAGATTTCCTTCTGTCCAGGAATCTTCTCAGATTGATCACTGTGCGAAAACTCTTTTCATCCCTAG GGCTCCTCCTTCCATCACTATGTGCGGTGGTCCTGCCCTTTGTGGCTTCCAGTTACATGGCAACCATTATTTTGCTGATACTTATTCCTGGGACCAGCAACCTGTGTGACTCAGGGTTTATCATCAATACCTTAGATGTTGCCCCCAG ATATGCAAGTTTCCTCATGGGAATTTCAAGGGGATTTGGACTTCTCGCAGGAATTGTCTCTTCTACTGCCACTGGATTCCTTATCAGTCAG GATTCTGAGTCTGGATGGAGGAATGTCTTTTTCCTGTCTGCTGGGGTCAACGTGTTTGGCCTGGTCTTCTACCTCATGTTTGGACAAGCAGAAATCCAGGACTGGGCCAAAGAGAGGACTCTCACCCGCTTCTGA
- the SLC17A2 gene encoding sodium-dependent phosphate transport protein 3 isoform X4, giving the protein MDEKPTTRKGPNFCSLRYGLALIMHFSNFTMITQRVSLSIAIIAMVNSTQQHGLSNASTEGPLADSLSNLSRSIKEFNPRDSVYQWSPEIQGVIFSSINYGIILTLIPSGYLAGIFGAKHMLGAGLLISSLLTLFTPLAADFGVTLVIVVRTVQGMAQGMAWTGQFTIWAKWAPPLERSKLTTIAGSGVAFGSFIILCVGGLISQALGWPFIFYIFGSTGCVCCLLWFTVIYDDPMHHPCISVREKEHIVSSLAQQSGVLSSLPFIAASSCTILGGQLADFLLSRNLLRLITVRKLFSSLGLLLPSLCAVVLPFVASSYMATIILLILIPGTSNLCDSGFIINTLDVAPRYASFLMGISRGFGLLAGIVSSTATGFLISQDSESGWRNVFFLSAGVNVFGLVFYLMFGQAEIQDWAKERTLTRF; this is encoded by the exons ATGGACGAGAAGCCTACCACCAGGAAAG GTCCAAATTTCTGTTCCTTACGCTATGGGTTGGCTCTCATCATGCACTTCTCAAACTTCACCATGATAACCCAGCGTGTGAGTCTGAGCATTGCCATCATTGCCATGGTGAACAGCACTCAGCAGCATGGTCTATCGAATGCCTCCACTGAGGGGCCTCTTGCAGACAGCCTCAGTAACCTCAGCAGATCCATCAAAGAATTTAATCCAAGA gacTCTGTATATCAATGGAGCCCAGAGATTCAAGGTGTCATCTTTAGCTCCATCAACTATGGGATAATACTGACTCTGATCCCAAGTGGATATTTAGCAGGAATATTTGGAGCAAAACATATGCTTGGTGCTGGTTTGCTGATCTCTTCCCTTCTCACCCTCTTTACACCATTGGCTGCTGACTTTGGAGTGACTTTGGTCATTGTGGTTCGTACGGTTCAGGGTATGGCCCAG GGAATGGCATGGACAGGTCAGTTTACAATTTGGGCAAAATGGGCTCCTCCACTTGAACGAAGCAAGCTCACCACCATTGCAGGATCAG gaGTAGCATTCGGATCCTTCATCATACTCTGTGTAGGAGGATTAATCTCACAGGCCTTGGGCTGGCCTTTTATCTTCTACATCTTTG GTAGCACTGGCTGTGTGTGTTGTCTCCTGTGGTTCACGGTGATTTATGATGACCCCATGCATCACCCGTGCATAAGTGTCAGGGAAAAGGAACACATCGTATCCTCACTGGCTCAACAG agTGGGGTTCTGTCCTCCCTGCCTTTTATTGCTGCCTCAAGCTGTACAATTCTAGGAGGTCAGTTGGCAGATTTCCTTCTGTCCAGGAATCTTCTCAGATTGATCACTGTGCGAAAACTCTTTTCATCCCTAG GGCTCCTCCTTCCATCACTATGTGCGGTGGTCCTGCCCTTTGTGGCTTCCAGTTACATGGCAACCATTATTTTGCTGATACTTATTCCTGGGACCAGCAACCTGTGTGACTCAGGGTTTATCATCAATACCTTAGATGTTGCCCCCAG ATATGCAAGTTTCCTCATGGGAATTTCAAGGGGATTTGGACTTCTCGCAGGAATTGTCTCTTCTACTGCCACTGGATTCCTTATCAGTCAG GATTCTGAGTCTGGATGGAGGAATGTCTTTTTCCTGTCTGCTGGGGTCAACGTGTTTGGCCTGGTCTTCTACCTCATGTTTGGACAAGCAGAAATCCAGGACTGGGCCAAAGAGAGGACTCTCACCCGCTTCTGA
- the SLC17A2 gene encoding sodium-dependent phosphate transport protein 3 isoform X3, whose protein sequence is MDEKPTTRKGPNFCSLRYGLALIMHFSNFTMITQRVSLSIAIIAMVNSTQQHGLSNASTEGPLADSLSNLSRSIKEFNPRDSVYQWSPEIQGVIFSSINYGIILTLIPSGYLAGIFGAKHMLGAGLLISSLLTLFTPLAADFGVTLVIVVRTVQGMAQGMAWTGQFTIWAKWAPPLERSKLTTIAGSGVAFGSFIILCVGGLISQALGWPFIFYIFGSTGCVCCLLWFTVIYDDPMHHPCISVREKEHIVSSLAQQSSSPRRSVPIKAMVRCLPLWAIFTGFFSHFWLCTIIITYLPTYISTVLHVNIRDSGVLSSLPFIAASSCTILGGQLADFLLSRNLLRLITVRKLFSSLGLLLPSLCAVVLPFVASSYMATIILLILIPGTSNLCDSGFIINTLDVAPRYASFLMGISRGFGLLAGIVSSTATGFLISQVGPVY, encoded by the exons ATGGACGAGAAGCCTACCACCAGGAAAG GTCCAAATTTCTGTTCCTTACGCTATGGGTTGGCTCTCATCATGCACTTCTCAAACTTCACCATGATAACCCAGCGTGTGAGTCTGAGCATTGCCATCATTGCCATGGTGAACAGCACTCAGCAGCATGGTCTATCGAATGCCTCCACTGAGGGGCCTCTTGCAGACAGCCTCAGTAACCTCAGCAGATCCATCAAAGAATTTAATCCAAGA gacTCTGTATATCAATGGAGCCCAGAGATTCAAGGTGTCATCTTTAGCTCCATCAACTATGGGATAATACTGACTCTGATCCCAAGTGGATATTTAGCAGGAATATTTGGAGCAAAACATATGCTTGGTGCTGGTTTGCTGATCTCTTCCCTTCTCACCCTCTTTACACCATTGGCTGCTGACTTTGGAGTGACTTTGGTCATTGTGGTTCGTACGGTTCAGGGTATGGCCCAG GGAATGGCATGGACAGGTCAGTTTACAATTTGGGCAAAATGGGCTCCTCCACTTGAACGAAGCAAGCTCACCACCATTGCAGGATCAG gaGTAGCATTCGGATCCTTCATCATACTCTGTGTAGGAGGATTAATCTCACAGGCCTTGGGCTGGCCTTTTATCTTCTACATCTTTG GTAGCACTGGCTGTGTGTGTTGTCTCCTGTGGTTCACGGTGATTTATGATGACCCCATGCATCACCCGTGCATAAGTGTCAGGGAAAAGGAACACATCGTATCCTCACTGGCTCAACAG TCCAGTTCTCCTAGACGATCTGTCCCCATAAAGGCCATGGTCAGATGCCTTCCACTTTGGGCCATTTTCACGGGTTTTTTCAGCCATTTCTGGTTATGCACCATAATCATAACATACCTACCGACATACATCAGTACTGTGCTCCATGTTAACATAAGAGAT agTGGGGTTCTGTCCTCCCTGCCTTTTATTGCTGCCTCAAGCTGTACAATTCTAGGAGGTCAGTTGGCAGATTTCCTTCTGTCCAGGAATCTTCTCAGATTGATCACTGTGCGAAAACTCTTTTCATCCCTAG GGCTCCTCCTTCCATCACTATGTGCGGTGGTCCTGCCCTTTGTGGCTTCCAGTTACATGGCAACCATTATTTTGCTGATACTTATTCCTGGGACCAGCAACCTGTGTGACTCAGGGTTTATCATCAATACCTTAGATGTTGCCCCCAG ATATGCAAGTTTCCTCATGGGAATTTCAAGGGGATTTGGACTTCTCGCAGGAATTGTCTCTTCTACTGCCACTGGATTCCTTATCAGTCAGGTTGGGCCAGTTTATTGA